The Bacillota bacterium genome has a window encoding:
- a CDS encoding creatininase family protein, translating to MAIRHNLLECSFKDAIEWFEKTDTVMVPVGSCEKHGAHLPLGTDSFTTINVTERAAKLADVPHTPLIPIGYSPHHMGECGEGCGTITLSADTYRAMLKDIARSLIYHGANKIVFVTHHGSNTKPIDELMRQIRYNYGAFVCFYKTPTERECQVVKGILEGPPEETPGWHAGEMETAQVMAHDMSLVDMGQAVKDTAHAPAWMGPKFSKIDGTITVKFGGSENIYVPMEHHEYSDSATIGNPFRGTPEKGLALFEREAEHLAAFLEEVKKFPFVVKDEDRQFPDRA from the coding sequence CAGTTATGGTCCCGGTAGGTAGCTGTGAGAAACACGGGGCCCACCTTCCCTTAGGCACAGACAGCTTCACGACGATTAACGTAACGGAGAGAGCGGCCAAATTGGCTGACGTGCCTCATACGCCGCTTATACCTATTGGATATTCTCCCCATCATATGGGTGAATGCGGTGAGGGTTGTGGAACAATCACATTATCAGCTGACACCTATCGTGCGATGCTCAAGGACATTGCTCGTAGCCTAATCTACCATGGAGCAAACAAAATCGTATTCGTAACCCACCACGGCTCAAACACTAAGCCGATCGATGAGCTAATGAGGCAGATACGCTATAACTACGGAGCGTTCGTATGTTTCTATAAGACACCGACAGAGAGAGAATGCCAAGTTGTTAAGGGCATACTAGAAGGACCACCAGAGGAGACACCTGGTTGGCATGCAGGAGAGATGGAGACGGCGCAAGTCATGGCACATGATATGAGCCTAGTAGATATGGGCCAAGCGGTCAAAGACACAGCACATGCACCGGCATGGATGGGGCCAAAATTTTCAAAGATCGATGGAACTATCACCGTCAAGTTTGGTGGGTCGGAAAACATATATGTACCGATGGAGCACCACGAGTATAGCGACAGCGCTACAATCGGGAATCCGTTCCGTGGCACTCCTGAGAAAGGGTTAGCATTGTTCGAGAGAGAGGCTGAACATCTGGCGGCTTTCCTTGAGGAAGTGAAGAAATTCCCCTTTGTTGTTAAGGACGAAGACCGCCAATTCCCTGATAGAGCGTAA
- a CDS encoding sugar ABC transporter ATP-binding protein, translating into MNKQNILLQASGITKRFNGVVALNNVGLTVRRGEVNVLLGENGAGKSTLVKIISGVYAKDEGEIWLEGQEVHFRNVRDAQEAGISIIHQELNLLPERTIAQNIFIGREPVNPFGLVDYKKMVEESKKLLRNVGLHLDPNILVKKLSIAQQQMIEIAKALSLNLKLLIMDEPTSSLTTREIDKLFEIIDRLTRDGIGIIYISHRMDEIRRVGDRLTILRDGEYIDTMDAKTADMDDVVSKMVGRKIEHMYHRNFNEPGKEILRTERLTGLRFRNVSISIREGEVVSLAGLVGSGRTEVAKAIFGYDPIIDGKYYFQGKAVSHAKPDKSVGLGIAFLPEDRKAEGLHLKMPIRENIISASLKKLFPTAIINKRVELAKGEEYCKELKIATPNADKLVGELSGGNQQKVVVSKWLLTKAKLFIFDEPTRGIDVGAKAEIYQLLDTLAANGAGILMISSEMNEVVGLSDRVYVMNEGEVVKEIPRGQITQEKILFHALNGSVNK; encoded by the coding sequence ATGAACAAACAGAACATCTTATTGCAAGCCAGCGGAATAACAAAACGCTTCAATGGAGTAGTAGCGCTGAATAATGTGGGGCTTACCGTAAGACGTGGGGAAGTAAATGTACTTTTGGGAGAAAACGGGGCAGGAAAATCAACACTGGTGAAGATTATTTCTGGGGTCTATGCTAAAGACGAAGGAGAAATATGGCTGGAAGGGCAAGAAGTTCACTTTCGTAATGTCCGCGACGCTCAGGAAGCCGGGATTAGTATAATTCACCAGGAGCTGAACCTATTACCAGAACGAACCATTGCCCAAAATATATTTATAGGGCGAGAACCGGTAAACCCGTTTGGTTTAGTTGACTACAAAAAGATGGTAGAGGAAAGCAAAAAACTCCTTAGGAATGTGGGCCTGCATCTTGATCCCAACATACTGGTGAAAAAACTCAGTATTGCTCAGCAACAGATGATAGAGATTGCCAAAGCGTTATCCTTAAATTTAAAGCTCTTGATTATGGACGAGCCGACCTCGTCGCTTACAACAAGAGAAATCGATAAGTTGTTTGAAATTATAGACCGACTGACAAGAGACGGTATTGGGATTATTTATATATCCCATCGTATGGATGAAATACGCAGGGTCGGTGATAGGTTGACTATCTTACGCGATGGCGAGTATATCGACACAATGGATGCTAAAACAGCCGATATGGACGATGTCGTTTCCAAAATGGTAGGCAGAAAAATCGAACATATGTACCATAGAAATTTTAATGAACCGGGTAAGGAAATTTTGAGAACGGAAAGACTTACTGGTTTACGTTTTAGGAATGTTAGTATTAGTATTCGCGAAGGCGAGGTTGTCTCTCTTGCAGGACTGGTAGGTTCAGGGCGTACCGAAGTAGCCAAAGCAATTTTCGGATATGATCCGATTATTGATGGTAAGTATTATTTTCAGGGCAAAGCTGTATCCCATGCTAAGCCGGATAAAAGTGTCGGTTTAGGTATTGCTTTCTTACCGGAGGACCGAAAGGCAGAAGGATTACACTTAAAAATGCCCATAAGGGAGAACATAATTTCTGCCAGCTTGAAAAAACTGTTTCCCACTGCAATTATTAACAAAAGAGTAGAGCTTGCAAAGGGCGAAGAATACTGTAAGGAATTGAAGATCGCAACACCAAATGCGGACAAGTTGGTAGGTGAGCTTTCAGGCGGGAACCAGCAGAAGGTGGTCGTTAGCAAATGGCTACTTACCAAAGCAAAATTGTTTATATTCGATGAGCCTACCAGGGGGATAGATGTTGGGGCCAAGGCTGAGATTTACCAACTCCTGGACACGTTAGCTGCGAACGGTGCAGGCATTCTCATGATCTCATCGGAGATGAATGAGGTTGTTGGACTCAGCGATCGGGTCTATGTTATGAACGAAGGTGAAGTGGTAAAAGAGATTCCTCGCGGCCAGATAACGCAAGAAAAGATACTGTTCCATGCGTTGAATGGGAGTGTCAATAAATAA
- a CDS encoding ABC transporter permease — MKGKLSQLGFKNMLKKISVPGIAYGIGFLILLFGLLTSWRNVSAANLLLIARNSSILLLASIGMTMAILVSQVDLSIGSVMSLAGVIAAVCLKGDIGIPIAILLGLLSGMLIGLFNGIMVAVYKFDYWITTFATMGIGAGLALVVADGATVPISNRFFNWIGNGKIAGIYVMIWITVVVTVTVYFLLKKTRFGYNIYSVGGSEQAANLSGINVVKNRILVYVCSGFFAATAGLLLAAMGSSANPIGGTNYSFDAMAAVIIGGTGFDGGKGGIAGTVMGAIMLRVLSNGLGIMGIDATWQKTIIGFVIVTVLVVDAFNEKRRKTNEQRRVYAHE, encoded by the coding sequence ATGAAGGGCAAGTTGAGCCAACTAGGGTTTAAAAACATGCTCAAAAAGATTAGTGTTCCTGGAATAGCATATGGAATTGGGTTTTTAATCTTATTATTTGGTTTGTTAACATCGTGGAGGAACGTGTCGGCAGCCAACTTACTTTTAATTGCCAGGAATTCGTCCATCTTGTTGTTAGCATCTATCGGCATGACGATGGCCATTCTTGTTTCCCAAGTTGACCTGTCTATTGGGTCAGTTATGTCCTTGGCCGGGGTTATCGCGGCTGTTTGTCTAAAAGGAGACATAGGAATTCCTATAGCCATTTTGCTCGGCTTGTTGTCAGGTATGCTTATAGGGCTATTTAACGGCATTATGGTGGCGGTGTACAAATTTGACTATTGGATTACTACCTTTGCTACAATGGGAATCGGTGCTGGACTTGCACTAGTTGTGGCAGATGGAGCTACAGTTCCCATTTCAAACAGGTTTTTCAACTGGATTGGCAACGGGAAAATAGCTGGTATTTATGTAATGATTTGGATAACGGTTGTCGTTACCGTAACAGTGTATTTCTTGCTCAAGAAAACTCGCTTTGGCTATAATATATACTCTGTTGGTGGTTCGGAACAAGCGGCGAATTTGAGTGGAATCAACGTTGTAAAAAATAGAATCCTAGTCTATGTTTGTAGCGGCTTTTTTGCAGCAACTGCGGGGCTGCTTCTTGCAGCCATGGGAAGTTCAGCCAATCCTATTGGGGGTACTAATTACTCGTTTGATGCAATGGCTGCCGTGATCATTGGAGGTACGGGTTTTGATGGCGGAAAGGGAGGCATTGCCGGCACAGTGATGGGGGCGATAATGCTCAGGGTATTGTCAAATGGCTTGGGCATTATGGGAATTGATGCCACTTGGCAAAAGACGATTATAGGCTTTGTAATCGTCACCGTGTTGGTGGTGGATGCATTTAACGAAAAACGTAGGAAGACAAACGAGCAAAGAAGGGTTTACGCACATGAATAA